The Rhinatrema bivittatum chromosome 4, aRhiBiv1.1, whole genome shotgun sequence genome window below encodes:
- the VPS18 gene encoding vacuolar protein sorting-associated protein 18 homolog encodes MASILEEYEDSLSRSASQSQSRSNIGIPLSGYVNARLDKETPIFNKQRIDFTPPENINSLVVCSNQLCMSLGRETLLRIDLVKADQPNQVELGRKDEAKVHKIFLDSTGSHLLIALNTSECLYLNRNTQKVRTLSRWKGHLVESIGWNKFLGTETNTGPILVGTVQGQIYEAEITASEGGLFSTNPDQYFRLVYTLSEDGGPTPVCCLEVERGIEGKYFIIATTRKRLFQFVGKISEGAEQQGFGSLFSMYTEHLPSFQEFPVNLGYSEIAFYTPKLRSFPRSFAWMMGNGVLYGTLDYSRPDSLFSDVQVWEYPSEIDLHFNKPISIVLTQFHFLLLLPDRVKAVCILNGQVVFQDVFLEKFGCLKRMVKDPNVGQIWIHTEKAVFRYHVQRESRDVWKMYMNMGKFDLAKEYCKDRPECLDIVLAGEAEHCFQNRRYMESAKCYALTQNYFEEIALKFIDAKQEEALMEFLLKKLTGLKSSEKTQVTLLTTWLTELYLNRLGVLESDTSKQNLYLDAREEFRKFLSSPKNKDCLFNNRASIHDLLASHGDTEHMVYFAVLMQDYERVISHHCQHDDYDEALNVLSRHRDEKLFYKFSPVLMQHIPKKLVDAWITMGKRLDARNLIPALVNYSQIGGTQQINEAIRYMEFCVYELQEKEQAIHNYLLSLYAQCRPDSLLPYLEQAGTNPARIHYDLKYALRLCAEHGHHRACVHVYKVMELYEEAVDLALQVDVDLAKSCADLPEEDEELQKKLWLKIARHVVQEEKDVKKAMVCLSSCNLLKIEDILPFFPDFVTIDHFKEAICSSLEAYNKHIEELKKEMEEATQSAKRIREDMQEMRNKYGLVEPQEKCAACDFPLLNRPFYLFLCGHMFHYDCLLQAVLPNLPTYKQVKLEDLQKRLASTNQPPKSRHRLKEEDSISLGKGQQTREQIKADIDDIVAAECVYCGELMIRSIDKPFIDPQKYEEERQSWL; translated from the exons GATATGTGAATGCTCGGCTAGATAAAGAAACACCCATTTTTAACAAGCAAAGGATTGATTTCACGCCTCCAGAGAATATTAACAGTCTAGTGGTGTGCAGTAACCAACTTTGTATGAGCCTTGGTAGAGAGACACTTCTCAG GATTGATCTTGTGAAGGCAGATCAGCCAAATCAAGTGGAACTGGGACGCAAAGATGAAGCTAAAGTACATAAGATTTTCCTAGATTCCACAG GGTCACATCTTCTGATTGCGCTGAATACAAGCGAATGCCTGTATCTGAACCGAAATACTCAGAAAGTGCGGACTCTCTCCCGCTGGAAGGGTCACTTAGTTGAAAGCATAGGCTGGAATAAATTTCTTGGTACCGAGACCAATACCGGTCCCATTTTGGTGGGGACTGTTCAAGGCCAAATCTATGAAGCTGAGATCACAGCCAGTGAAGGAGGCCTCTTTAGCACCAACCCTGACCAGTACTTTCGGTTGGTTTACACCCTCAGTGAGGACGGAGGACCGACTCCAGTCTGCTGTTTGGAGGTAGAACGGGGAATTGAGGGGAAATACTTCATCATTGCCACCACTCGTAAGAGACTCTTTCAGTTTGTTGGAAAGATATCAGAGGGTGCAGAGCAACAAGGCTTTGGCTCATTATTCAGCATGTATACAGAGCATTTACCTAGCTTCCAGGAGTTCCCCGTAAACCTTGGCTATAGTGAGATTGCTTTCTACACACCAAAGCTGCGTTCCTTCCCACGCTCTTTTGCATGGATGATGGGTAATGGTGTTCTTTATGGTACATTGGACTATAGTCGGCCTGACTCTCTTTTCAGTGATGTTCAGGTCTGGGAATACCCATCTGAAATTGACTTACATTTTAACAAACCTATCTCCATTGTGTTAAcacagttccacttcctgttGCTACTGCCTGATAGAGTGAAGGCTGTCTGTATCCTGAATGGGCAAGTGGTCTTTCAAGATGTCTTTCTAGAGAAATTTGGCTGTTTGAAACGAATGGTTAAAGATCCTAATGTTGGGCAGATTTGGATCCATACAGAGAAGGCAGTGTTCCGCTATCATGTGCAGCGTGAAtccagggatgtgtggaagatgTACATGAACATGGGCAAATTTGACCTGGCAAAGGAGTACTGCAAGGATCGTCCAGAGTGTCTGGACATTGTTCTTGCTGGAGAGGCAGAACACTGCTTCCAGAACAGAAGGTACATGGAGAGCGCCAAGTGTTATGCGCTGACCCAGAATTACTTTGAGGAGATAGCCCTGAAGTTTATTGATGCCAAACAGGAAGAAGCACTAATGGAATTTTTGCTGAAGAAGCTGACAGGTCTTAAGTCCTCAGAGAAGACGCAAGTCACTCTGTTAACCACCTGGTTAACTGAGCTTTACCTGAACCGACTGGGTGTTTTAGAGAGTGATACATCAAAACAAAACCTTTATCTGGATGCTCGTGAAGAGTTCCGTAAATTCTTGAGTAGTCCCAAGAATAAAGATTGCCTCTTCAATAACCGTGCCTCCATCCACGATTTGCTGGCAAGTCATGGTGATACAGAGCACATGGTATACTTTGCAGTACTCATGCAGGACTATGAGAGGGTGATCTCCCACCACTGCCAGCACGATGACTATGATGAAGCCCTTAATGTTCTTTCCCGACACAGAGACGAGAAGCTGTTTTACAAATTCAGTCCAGTTCTGATGCAGCATATTCCCAAGAAATTGGTAGATGCTTGGATCACCATGGGCAAAAGATTGGATGCAAGGAACCTCATACCTGCACTTGTTAACTACAGTCAGATTGGTGGCACGCAGCAAATAAACGAAGCTATCCGATACATGGAGTTCTGTGTGTATGAGCTACAGGAGAAAGAACAAGCCATTCATAACTATCTACTCTCTCTCTATGCACAATGTCGTCCAGACTCATTGCTACCATACCTAGAACAAGCTGGAACCAACCCTGCCAGGATTCATTATGACCTGAAGTATGCGCTTCGGTTGTGTGCGGAGCATGGACACCATCGTGCCTGTGTCCATGTGTACAAGGTCATGGAACTCTATGAGGAAGCAGTGGATCTAGCTCTGCAG GTGGATGTGGATCTGGCAAAGTCCTGTGCAGATTTACCGGAGGAggatgaggaactgcagaagaagcTGTGGTTGAAGATTGCACGTCATGTGGTTCAGGAGGAGAAGGATGTGAAGAAGGCCATGGTCTGCTTATCTAGCTGCAACTTGCTGAAGATTGAGGATATCCTGCCCTTCTTCCCGGACTTTGTCACTATTGACCACTTTAAAGAGGCCATCTGCAGCTCCCTGGAGGCCTACAACAAGCATATTGAGGAGCTGAAAAAGGAGATGGAGGAAGCTACACAGAGTGCCAAAAGAATCAGAGAGGACATGCAAGAGATGAGAAACAAGTATGGCTTAGTGGAGCCCCAGGAGAAGTGCGCAGCGTGCGACTTTCCCCTTTTGAACCGCCCTTTCTACCTTTTCCTCTGTGGCCATATGTTTCACTATGACTGTCTGCTGCAAGCGGTCCTCCCCAACCTGCCCACCTACAAACAAGTCAAGCTGGAGGACCTTCAGAAGAGGCTGGCTTCTACAAACCAGCCACCCAAAAGCCGTCATCGCCTCAAGGAGGAAGACAGCATCAGCCTCGGGAAGGGACAGCAAACCCGTGAACAGATCAAGGCAGACATTGACGACATTGTGGCAGCAGAATGCGTGTACTGTGGGGAACTGATGATACGCTCCATAGACAAACCTTTCATCGACCCACAGAAGTACGAGGAGGAGAGACAGAGCTGGCTGTAG